The Sardina pilchardus chromosome 19, fSarPil1.1, whole genome shotgun sequence genome window below encodes:
- the thtpa gene encoding thiamine-triphosphatase isoform X1, protein MNVEVERKFVCDPDIQKKLKDIGAVCIGQRRFQDQYFDSSDFDLTLKDFWLRSREGCWELKCPVPKKTTNIQKDSKAEGLCSRYREITSLPEIKAELTKVMTERLANDNTESDAGMGACDPWEDWLKGMSLTCFAKYTTERCSFSLEEEGEEGAVRVDLDQADFGYCVGEIEILVPDGVDTQAALQRIERTADKLGLCGDQRVQGKMDVYLQRYSPDHYTKLLAAHIL, encoded by the exons ATGAACGTGGAAGTGGAACGGAAATTTGTGTGTGATCCAGACATTCAGAAAAAGTTAAAGGACATTGGAG CTGTGTGCATTGGCCAACGGCGATTTCAAGACCAATATTTTGATTCCTCAGACTTTGACCTCACCTTAAAGGACTTCTGGTTGCGAAGCAGGGAAGGTTGCTGGGAACTCAAATGTCCTGTGCCCAAGAAAACCACAAATATTCAGAAAGACAGTAAGGCAGAGGGACTGTGTTCGCGCTATAGGGAGATAACTAGTTTACCTGAAATAAAGGCTGAACTGACAAAGGTTATGACAGAGAGACTGGCCAATGATAACACAGAGAGTGATGCTGGAATGGGTGCGTGTGACCCATGGGAGGACTGGCTGAAGGGGATGAGTTTGACTTGCTTTGCCAAGTACACCACTGAGAGATGTTCATTTtcgctggaggaggagggagaggagggggcagtaCGTGTTGATCTCGACCAGGCTGACTTTGGATACTGTGTAGGCGAGATTGAGATACTAGTGCCAGATGGAGTTGACACCCAGGCTGCTCTACAGAGAATTGAAAGAACTGCTGACAAACTTG GACTTTGTGGTGACCAGAGAGTTCAAGGGAAAATGGATGTCTATCTACAGAGATACAGCCCTGATCATTATACTAAACTACTTGCTGCTCATATATTGTAG
- the zfhx2 gene encoding zinc finger homeobox protein 4: MQEEAGDTVSSDSNGVSMWLCPLCQQGQPDRDGLSLHLTGKHSVLPACLDKLLDIAVQTHSSGEDAEARGQTGAADPCLEPTLDEEYSKKIADGSQMSAGDKDAATLERDMDDEVEAMQDSEADVGGLETDQESAAQSSKAPGGSVSNDKSTGKNEAGTESNSNRPFKCNACLESFPTKTALSVHYNSTTHIQRMRTGSSKQAGENDASGPYPSRPYISNKPYQCAVCRVSYNHAITLESHLKSVLHQTRSRNASNSANKTASSSSSSSSNNNSSSSIVPNLVVATTGNATQLVNTTTSNCITQPSLTVSAATTKDGEQIQPAPSLLTSPVASAQAVSAFLTLLTSSPNSIPHSILPSLFATGAGATPGTAAGPQLVPQAQVLMPLILNGLQTQNPQSPSPELSQSLPVLGLSAAQQALLAQRLSGLQSQWPSVGLQASVQPDAEDSEGAEKTSGLQRPCEQIKIEPKEEPLALKLDIKCEVKSERVAESEGLKKECKEEEQGKVSATELSSALKTEDDRVEDGVEHMEKGQESDTDEESTMERESAESDTKKLPCTNVTNSLAAPSQSLLSDGTLSDLEQTQCYTSKHRQTVNSTEIKSRSLNASLALGRSGRGCSKSRPPFSPGAPVLSEFQYQVLLAFLESRSEADAASPPREDCEALGREVGLTEEEVRKWLEDAHQAKERQKAGGLRRTDGRDYDQDDDEESALTIDESPVRTAGHAIDLSSGGDRRREKERESQGDSCLTSDSENEEVYTSVIVTDEESQGSSMREEPSSPAKEAPQREQVGEKSSGGGKVLRSTTVFLSDAEEDDEEEEGGGHMGKRKRRKRDPDGEDVEAKRDRPDPDLDLELEAQADPPTPLAVAIDQRGLPSSILHSLPLSLSLAPFSTQLFSPYVLSLPSSVVGVGVAEGEGGKVAAFPNAQTIAHCSAAFSEALNAHSLSSHSHAQYMSNGGDCETALDLSMGKNHGSTKASTSVSAADKTAAQKGRLLDGLGLRPAAVGVPSEGGLIVLQVKPDSAIAIPTANNSNFINHNNLAKTNTVLMRAAEREPTSTIDREKEKDREKEKEQRRPKARRFKDMRRSRTIIQAEQLDVLYGCYFKDPNPGKHEFEQISEWVHLPKKVVQIWFQNMRARERKGEVRFISDGTLAAVGKPLIKFTWPLTQPIFSSSPKNSTNSNSTAGATSVNIHPKAIPGKEDKVSVNQGANRPKEGASASAVTSGGTLIVPKTKTDPQTPVTMVKIAPKAIHPAIQMSAKDSTPTSSSPSLKPNPEEEHDNPEQGEETDRDSPGPGPGTATRTAAPKSSTAPASTGSEKAIGESQQHNGLNYWTPKSPFKINTLSREQLGLSTFCTRNLTPTTPRNPTPTPAPRNPTPTTTTTTTTPPQRNPPSTPARISPSTTAIVTSTSTPTVAKSSQRDVGFLTHSTPRRPRTHLTCLQLSILQSCYETCAHPNALECEAVGTELGLPLKVVQIWFQNTRAKEKRWRLQQEKLSPSSDPSKKVEISAASYLQYNALRANRPILPKPVQLTVVEPSQPPGVGQPAGRETLRGRCEACSATFESRAAARAHVFSPRHLATLRTTNFGQPAALLNNGSSTGGAGSNASVAAVSSTPSPASSTTS; encoded by the exons ATGCAG GAGGAGGCAGGTGATACTGTAAGCAGTGACAGTAACGGGGTGTCAATGTGGTTGTGTCCACTTTGTCAGCAAGGGCAGCCCGACAGAGACGGACTCTCTCTGCATCTGACAGGCAAACACAGTGTACTTCCTGCCTGCCTGGACAAATTACTGGATATT GCTGTCCAAACGCACTCCTCGGGTGAGGATGCTGAAGCCAGAGGCCAGACAGGAGCTGCAG ATCCCTGTTTGGAACCCACCCTGGATGAAGAGTATTCCAAAAAAATTGCTGACGGTTCCCAAATGAGCGCAGGGGACAAAGACGCTGCCACCCTGGAAAGGGACATGGATGATGAGGTGGAGGCGATGCAAGACTCAGAGGCTGACGTGGGTGGTTTGGAGACGGATCAGGAGAGTGCTGCTCAGTCCTCAAAAGCCCCTGGAGGTTCTGTGAGCAACGACAAGTCCACGGGTAAAAATGAAGCTGGAACAGAAAGCAACAGCAACCGTCCATTCAAGTGCAACGCATGTTTGGAGTCGTTTCCCACCAAAACAGCACTTAGTGTACATTACAACTCCACCACCCACATTCAGAGGATGAGAACTGGGTCTTCTAAGCAGGCTGGGGAAAATGATGCTTCAGGACCATATCCCTCCCGCCCTTACATCTCTAACAAGCCCtaccagtgtgctgtgtgtcgaGTCTCATACAATCACGCCATCACGCTTGAGAGTCATTTGAAATCTGTGTTGCACCAAACGCGAAGCAGAAATGCTAGCAATTCAGCCAACAAGACTGCTAGCAgttcaagcagcagcagcagcaacaacaacagcagcagcagcatagtGCCCAATTTAGTTGTTGCTACCACGGGCAATGCCACACAGTTAGTAAACACTACCACCAGCAATTGCATCACCCAGCCCAGTCTGACTGTGTCTGCAGCCACAACCAAAGATGGAGAGCAAATTCAGCCAGCACCTTCGCTCCTCACCTCTCCCGTGGCCTCGGCTCAGGCAGTCTCTGCCTTCCTTACTCTCCTGACCTCCAGTCCCAACTCCATCCCGCATtccatcctcccctctctgttcGCCACCGGAGCGGGTGCCACACCCGGGACGGCGGCAGGTCCCCAGCTCGTCCCCCAGGCACAGGTGCTTATGCCGCTGATTCTGAACGGGCTGCAGACCCAGAACCCACAGAGTCCGAGCCCCGAACTGTCCCAGTCTCTCCCTGTGCTGGGTCTCTCGGCCGCACAGCAAGCTCTTCTCGCCCAAAGACTCAGTGGTTTACAAAGTCAGTGGCCATCTGTTGGACTTCAGGCCTCGGTACAGCCTGATGCAGAGGATTCAGAGGGAGCAGAGAAAACGAGTGGCTTACAAAGACCCTGTGAGCAGATCAAAATAGAGCCAAAAGAGGAGCCGTTGGCACTAAAGCTGGACATTAAATGTGAGGTGAAGTCAGAAAGGGTAGCGGAAAGTGAGGGTCTGAAAAAAGAGTgtaaagaggaggagcagggtaAAGTGAGCGCCACTGAACTGAGCAGCGCCTTAAAAACCGAGGACGACAGGGTCGAGGATGGTGTGGAGCACATGGAAAAAGGTCAGGAGAGCGACACTGATGAAGAGAGCACAATGGAACGGGAGAGTGCAGAGTCTGATACAAAGAAGTTGCCTTGCACAAATGTAACAAATTCTCTGGCAGCTCCCAGCCAGTCTCTCCTTAGTGATGGCACATTGTCTGACCTTGAGCAGACCCAGTGCTATACTtctaaacacagacagacagtaaacAGCACTGAGATCAAGTCACGCTCCTTAAATGCCTCCCTTGCCTTAGGCCGGTCAGGCCGCGGTTGCTCCAAGTCCAGGCCTCCCTTTTCTCCAGGAGCCCCTGTGCTTTCCGAGTTCCAGTACCAGGTTTTGTTGGCCTTTCTGGAGTCTAGAAGTGAAGCAGATGCCGCGAGCCCCCCACGAGAGGACTGTGAAGCACTTGGTAGGGAGGTTGGGCTCACAGAGGAGGAAGTCCGCAAGTGGTTAGAAGACGCCCATCAAGCCAAAGAGAGGCAGAAAGCTGGAGGACTTAGGAGAACGGATGGGAGAGATTATGACCAAGACGATGATGAAGAAAGCGCACTTACAATTGATGAGAGTCCAGTCCGGACTGCAGGCCATGCCATCGACTTGTCCAGTGGGGGAGACAGACGGAGGGAGAAGGAGCGGGAAAGTCAGGGGGACTCCTGCTTGACCTCTGATTCTGAGAACGAGGAGGTTTACACCTCTGTCATTGTGACAGATGAGGAAAGCCAGGGTAGCTCCATGAGAGAGGAGCCAAGCAGTCCCGCAAAAGAAGCACCACAGAGGGAGCAAGTTGGGGAGAAGAGCTCAGGTGGGGGAAAGGTACTCCGGTCCACTACGGTTTTCCTCTCTGATGCtgaagaggatgatgaggaggaagaaggtgGGGGCCACATGgggaagaggaaaaggaggaaaagagaTCCTGATGGAGAGGATGTGGAGGCCAAGAGGGATCGACCGGATCCCGACCTGGATTTGGAGTTGGAAGCTCAGGCtgacccccccactcccctcgcGGTTGCCATTGACCAGAGAGGCCTCCCCAGTAGTATTCTCCATtcgctgcctctctccctctctctcgccccatTCTCCACGCAGTTGTTCAGCCCGTATGTTCTCTCACTGCCCTCGTCCGTGGTGGGGGTTGGAGTGGCAGAGGGCGAAGGTGGCAAGGTAGCTGCCTTTCCAAATGCCCAGACCATCGCTCACTGCTCAGCCGCATTCTCAGAAGCTCTCAATGCACATTCTTTGTCCTCTCACTCACATGCTCAGTATATGTCTAATGGCGGGGACTGTGAGACCGCATTGGACCTCAGCATGGGAAAGAACCATGGCTCCACAAAGGCTTCCACATCTGTCAGTGCGGCTGATAAGACCGCGGCACAAAAAGGACGCTTGTTGGATGGGCTCGGGCTCAGACCGGCAGCGGTTGGGGTTCCAAGCGAAGGCGGTCTTATCGTTCTCCAAGTGAAGCCAGACTCTGCTATCGCTATTCCGACTGCCAACAACAGCAACTTCATCAACCACAATAACTTGGCGAAGACCAACACTGTGCTAATGAGGGCCGCCGAGAGAGAGCCGACGTCCACaattgacagagagaaagagaaggacagagagaaggagaaagagcagAGGAGGCCCAAGGCGAGACGGTTTAAAGACATGAGGAGATCCAGAACCATTATTCAGGCGGAGCAGCTCGATGTGCTTTACGGCTGCTACTTCAAAGACCCAAACCCGGGAAAGCACGAATTTGAGCAGATCTCTGAGTGGGTACATCTTCCAAAGAAAGTGGTACAGATCTGGTTTCAGAACATGCGCGCCAGAGAAAGGAAAGGGGAGGTGCGGTTCATTAGCGATGGCACTCTGGCAGCAGTGGGCAAGCCACTCATTAAGTTCACATGGCCCCTAACGCAGCCCATCTTCTCGAGCTCCCCTAAAAATAGCACCAACTCCAACTCCACTGCTGGAGCCACATCTGTAAATATTCACCCTAAAGCAATACCAGGTAAAGAGGATAAGGTGTCTGTGAACCAGGGGGCTAACAGACCAAAAGAAGGTGCTTCTGCTTCAGCCGTTACTAGTGGCGGAACATTAATAGTACCCAAGACGAAAACTGACCCACAAACACCTGTTACAATGGTCAAAATTGCCCCCAAAGCCATTCATCCTGCAATCCAAATGTCAGCCAAGGATAGCACTCCTACTTcatcctctccatctctgaaaCCCAACCCTGAAGAGGAACATGACAATCCAGAACAGGGGGAGGAAACCGATCGGGACAGCCCCGGACCCGGGCCAGGAACCGCGACCCGCACGGCAGCACCCAAGTCATCCACAGCACCTGCCAGCACTGGGTCTGAGAAAGCCATAGGTGAGTCTCAGCAACACAATGGGCTCAATTATTGGACCCCCAAAAGCCCCTTCAAGATCAACACTTTGTCACGCGAGCAGTTGGGACTCTCTACATTTTGTACTCGCAAtctcacccccaccacaccacggaaccccactcccacccccgcACCACGGAACCCCacccctaccaccaccaccacaaccaccaccccaccacaacGAAACCCCCCCTCTACCCCAGCACGGATCTCCCCGTCTACCACAGCAATCGTCACTTCCACCTCCACGCCCACCGTTGCAAAATCCAGCCAAAGGGATGTTGGGTTTCTGACACACTCCACACCAAGGCGACCACGCACGCACCTTACTTGTCTCCAGCTGTCCATTCTGCAGTCGTGCTACGAGACGTGCGCTCATCCCAACGCACTCGAATGCGAGGCTGTTGGAACTGAGCTGGGGCTGCCCCTCAAAGTTGTGCAGATCTGGTTCCAAAATACACGGGCCAAGGAAAAGAGATGGAGGCTTCAGCAGGAAAAGCTG TCTCCAAGTTCAGACCCCTCTAAGAAGGTGGAAATCAGCGCAGCCAGCTACCTGCAGTATAATGCTCTAAGAGCCAACCGTCCCATCCTCCCCAAACCGGTTCAGCTGACAGTCGTGGAGCCCTCACAGCCGCCAGGCGTGGGACAGCCAGCAGGTCGCGAGACCCTTCGGGGGCGCTGCGAGGCCTGCAGCGCGACGTTCGAGTCCAGAGCGGCAGCACGCGCACACGTTTTCTCCCCGCGCCATCTCGCCACACTTAGAACCACTAACTTTGGCCAACCAGCAGCGCTTCTCAACAATGGCTCTAGCACCGGGGGAGCGGGTTCTAACGCGAGTGTTGCAGCCGTGTCTTCGACCCCATCGCcagccagcagcaccaccagctaA
- the thtpa gene encoding thiamine-triphosphatase isoform X2, translating into MNVEVERKFVCDPDIQKKLKDIGDFDLTLKDFWLRSREGCWELKCPVPKKTTNIQKDSKAEGLCSRYREITSLPEIKAELTKVMTERLANDNTESDAGMGACDPWEDWLKGMSLTCFAKYTTERCSFSLEEEGEEGAVRVDLDQADFGYCVGEIEILVPDGVDTQAALQRIERTADKLGLCGDQRVQGKMDVYLQRYSPDHYTKLLAAHIL; encoded by the exons ATGAACGTGGAAGTGGAACGGAAATTTGTGTGTGATCCAGACATTCAGAAAAAGTTAAAGGACATTGGAG ACTTTGACCTCACCTTAAAGGACTTCTGGTTGCGAAGCAGGGAAGGTTGCTGGGAACTCAAATGTCCTGTGCCCAAGAAAACCACAAATATTCAGAAAGACAGTAAGGCAGAGGGACTGTGTTCGCGCTATAGGGAGATAACTAGTTTACCTGAAATAAAGGCTGAACTGACAAAGGTTATGACAGAGAGACTGGCCAATGATAACACAGAGAGTGATGCTGGAATGGGTGCGTGTGACCCATGGGAGGACTGGCTGAAGGGGATGAGTTTGACTTGCTTTGCCAAGTACACCACTGAGAGATGTTCATTTtcgctggaggaggagggagaggagggggcagtaCGTGTTGATCTCGACCAGGCTGACTTTGGATACTGTGTAGGCGAGATTGAGATACTAGTGCCAGATGGAGTTGACACCCAGGCTGCTCTACAGAGAATTGAAAGAACTGCTGACAAACTTG GACTTTGTGGTGACCAGAGAGTTCAAGGGAAAATGGATGTCTATCTACAGAGATACAGCCCTGATCATTATACTAAACTACTTGCTGCTCATATATTGTAG
- the pabpn1 gene encoding polyadenylate-binding protein 2 isoform X2, with protein MAEFGNGLAEESLLDSDPGHPELEDPGVGDEEPGLEEGEAAIEDPELEAIKARVREMEEEAEKLKELQNEVEKQMNLSPPPTGPVIMSIEEKMEADGRSIYVGNVDYGATAEELEAHFHGCGSVNRVTILCDKYTGHPKGFAYIEFADKESVRTAMALDESLFRGRQIKVGAKRTNRPGISTTDRGFPRARFRSRVNFSSRSRYYSGYTPPRGRGRAFRGRGRSTSWYSPY; from the exons ATGGCGGAGTTTGGTAATGGATTGGCGGAGGAATCTCTGCTGGACTCAGATCCAGGGCACCCAGAACTTGAAGACCCAGGTGTCGGCGACGAAGAGCCAGGATtagaagagggagaggccgCTATTGAGGACCCG GAACTGGAGGCGATCAAAGCCCGGGTgcgagagatggaggaggaagcgGAGAAGTTGAAGGAGCTACAGAACGAGGTGGAGAAACAGATGAACCTGAGCCCTCCACCCA CTGGTCCTGTCATCATGTCCATTGAAGAGAAGATGGAGGCAGATGGAAGGTCAATCTACGTCGGAAAC gtGGACTATGGTGCCACTGCAGAGGAGCTTGAGGCTCACTTCCACGGCTGCGGCTCCGTAAACAGAGTCACTATCCTGTGTGACAAGTACACAGGCCACCCCAAAGG GTTTGCGTACATCGAGTTTGCAGATAAGGAGTCTGTGAGGACAGCCATGGCGCTAGACGAATCCCTCTTCAGAGGACGACAGATTAAG GTTGGCGCCAAGAGAACAAACCGGCCAGGAATCAGCACCACAGACCGCGGGTTCCCCCGCGCTCGGTTCCGCTCGCGGGTCAACTTCTCATCCCGGTCGCGCTACTACAGCGGCTACACGCCACCCAGAGGCAGAGGACGGGCCTTCAG